In one Verrucomicrobiia bacterium genomic region, the following are encoded:
- a CDS encoding S4 domain-containing protein: protein DQVFKNKELPDEIENVDFPRESSDLVSLLKDAGLVASKSEARRLIEQGGVKLEREKVTDANAQVNLKKPVLVQCGKRKFVRIQYRG, encoded by the coding sequence TCGACCAGGTCTTCAAGAACAAGGAATTGCCCGACGAAATCGAGAACGTGGATTTCCCGCGCGAGAGTTCAGACCTGGTCAGCCTGCTGAAAGACGCGGGCCTTGTCGCGAGCAAAAGCGAGGCGCGGCGGCTCATCGAGCAGGGTGGCGTAAAGCTCGAGCGCGAAAAGGTGACGGACGCGAACGCCCAGGTGAATCTCAAGAAGCCCGTCCTCGTCCAATGCGGCAAAAGGAAATTCGTGAGGATCCAATACCGTGGATGA